In one Sulfitobacter sp. LCG007 genomic region, the following are encoded:
- a CDS encoding cytochrome c family protein — translation MFNKLTISALAICFSMPALAQDASGDAAAGEKEFNKCKACHSVVSDAGEEIVKGGKVGPNLYGLAGRKAGSVDGFGYSDSIVAAGEAGLNWDEEHFVVYVQDATKFLREYLDDPKAKGKMVFKLRGEEEAANVWAYLASVGPQS, via the coding sequence ATGTTTAACAAGCTAACGATCTCGGCGCTTGCGATATGTTTCTCGATGCCCGCCCTGGCGCAGGACGCTTCAGGCGATGCGGCGGCAGGCGAGAAGGAATTCAACAAGTGCAAGGCCTGCCATTCCGTGGTGAGTGACGCCGGCGAGGAAATCGTCAAGGGAGGAAAGGTCGGCCCCAACCTCTACGGTCTGGCCGGGCGCAAGGCCGGCAGCGTCGACGGTTTCGGCTATTCGGACTCGATCGTGGCCGCCGGCGAGGCGGGTCTGAACTGGGACGAAGAGCATTTCGTCGTCTACGTCCAGGACGCCACCAAATTCCTGCGCGAATACCTCGACGACCCGAAGGCCAAGGGCAAGATGGTGTTCAAGCTCCGGGGCGAGGAAGAAGCGGCCAACGTATGGGCATATCTCGCCTCCGTCGGGCCGCAATCGTGA
- the cynS gene encoding cyanase: protein MKDLSLAEDLTKEDVTVLILKARKRAGLSWEAIAEAIGMSPVWTHSASMGMNAFTEEKARALVELLELPQDAVAVMTESPTKVWDQTVPTDPCIYRLYEIVGVYGPTIKALIHEKFGDGIMSAIDFDMKVERVANPKGDRVKIEMSGKYLGYNAW from the coding sequence ATGAAGGACCTTTCTCTCGCCGAAGATCTCACCAAGGAGGACGTGACCGTCCTTATCCTGAAGGCCAGGAAAAGGGCCGGTCTCAGCTGGGAGGCGATTGCGGAAGCGATCGGCATGTCCCCGGTCTGGACCCATTCCGCAAGCATGGGAATGAACGCCTTCACCGAAGAGAAGGCGCGGGCGCTGGTCGAGCTGCTGGAACTTCCGCAGGATGCGGTGGCGGTGATGACGGAAAGTCCCACGAAGGTCTGGGATCAGACGGTTCCGACTGACCCGTGCATCTACCGGCTTTACGAGATCGTCGGCGTCTACGGCCCCACCATCAAGGCGCTGATCCACGAGAAGTTCGGCGACGGCATCATGTCTGCCATCGACTTCGACATGAAGGTCGAACGTGTGGCAAACCCGAAGGGCGACCGGGTGAAGATCGAGATGTCGGGAAAATACCTGGGCTACAACGCCTGGTAA
- a CDS encoding protein kinase, which yields MPRDTNASAALSVTIGQYSDAGAKPLNQDFHGALIPEGTPLALKGITLAVADGISSSDVSHEAAQTAVRSLLTDYYATPDAWTVKTAASRVIAATNAWLYAQNRSVADFNAGRVCTLSALVLKGREGHVFHVGDSRVSRLSGASLEPLTRDHRVTLSAEESYLGRAMGTERTVEVDYLRLPIRPGDIFLLTTDGVHEFIGAATLRDALQREDFDAAARFLAEAARAAGSADNLTVQIVRIDSVAEAGPDFEIDARHLPVPPQPRSGDVIDGLRIERQIHATARSHVHLATQPDGRRVALKIPATDMARDADYLRRFVLEEWIARRINSSHVVRAAEPPMPRSALYVVTEFVEGQTLRQWMADHPAPSLEEVRDIAGQIAAGLRAFHRREMTHQDLRPENIIIDTGGTVKIIDMGSTAVAGVEEAMPGVLGDLPGTYQYTAPEYFSGDGLGWRSDQYALGVVVYEMLTGRLPYGTRVARVANRRDRMRLSYIPARVAASPVPAWMDTALRRATHPDPVQRYDALSEFIADLKRPGSTWNATRHVPLAERDPIRFWQSVSAILALVCLILAVRLVG from the coding sequence TACGAACGCCAGCGCGGCCCTTTCGGTCACGATCGGTCAGTATTCCGACGCCGGCGCGAAGCCGCTGAACCAGGATTTCCACGGTGCGCTGATCCCCGAGGGAACGCCGCTGGCGCTGAAGGGCATCACCCTTGCGGTTGCGGACGGAATTTCCTCGTCCGACGTCAGTCACGAGGCTGCACAGACCGCCGTCAGGTCTCTTCTGACGGATTACTACGCCACGCCCGACGCCTGGACGGTCAAGACCGCGGCAAGCAGGGTCATCGCGGCCACCAATGCGTGGCTTTACGCCCAGAACAGGTCGGTCGCGGACTTCAATGCCGGGCGGGTCTGCACGCTTTCCGCGCTTGTCCTCAAGGGACGTGAGGGGCATGTCTTCCATGTCGGCGACAGCCGCGTCAGCCGCCTTTCCGGCGCGAGCCTCGAACCCCTGACCCGGGACCATCGCGTGACGCTTTCCGCAGAGGAAAGCTATCTTGGCCGGGCAATGGGCACGGAGCGGACGGTCGAGGTCGACTATCTCCGGTTGCCCATCAGGCCCGGCGACATCTTCCTGCTGACCACGGACGGGGTGCACGAATTCATCGGCGCGGCGACCCTGCGCGACGCCCTGCAACGGGAAGACTTCGACGCCGCCGCGCGGTTTCTGGCCGAAGCCGCACGCGCGGCGGGCAGCGCCGACAATCTGACCGTGCAGATCGTGCGCATCGACAGCGTCGCCGAGGCCGGGCCCGATTTCGAGATCGACGCCCGGCACCTTCCGGTGCCGCCGCAGCCGAGATCGGGCGACGTCATCGACGGGTTGCGGATCGAGCGGCAGATCCATGCGACAGCGCGCAGCCATGTCCATCTCGCGACGCAGCCGGACGGAAGGCGCGTCGCCCTGAAGATACCGGCTACGGACATGGCGCGGGATGCCGACTACCTGCGCAGATTCGTGCTGGAGGAGTGGATTGCCCGGCGGATCAATTCCTCGCATGTGGTGCGCGCGGCCGAGCCGCCCATGCCGCGAAGCGCGCTTTATGTGGTGACAGAGTTCGTCGAGGGCCAGACGCTGCGTCAGTGGATGGCCGACCACCCCGCGCCAAGCCTGGAAGAGGTGCGCGATATCGCGGGCCAGATCGCGGCCGGTCTGCGCGCCTTCCATCGCCGCGAGATGACGCATCAGGATCTGCGACCGGAGAATATCATCATCGACACCGGCGGGACGGTGAAGATCATCGACATGGGCTCGACCGCCGTCGCGGGGGTAGAGGAGGCGATGCCGGGCGTGCTGGGCGATCTTCCCGGCACCTACCAATATACCGCTCCCGAATATTTCTCGGGCGATGGCCTTGGCTGGCGGTCGGACCAGTACGCGCTTGGAGTCGTTGTCTACGAGATGCTGACCGGGCGGCTGCCCTACGGAACCCGTGTCGCCCGGGTCGCCAACCGGCGCGACCGGATGCGGCTCAGCTACATACCCGCTCGGGTCGCTGCCAGCCCGGTGCCCGCCTGGATGGACACGGCGCTGCGGCGCGCGACCCATCCCGATCCGGTGCAGCGCTACGACGCCCTGTCGGAATTCATTGCCGACCTCAAGCGCCCCGGATCCACCTGGAACGCCACGCGCCATGTGCCGCTGGCCGAGCGCGATCCGATCCGTTTCTGGCAGTCCGTCTCGGCGATCCTCGCCCTGGTCTGCCTCATCCTCGCCGTCCGACTGGTCGGCTGA